The following are from one region of the Corylus avellana chromosome ca1, CavTom2PMs-1.0 genome:
- the LOC132185089 gene encoding tRNA (carboxymethyluridine(34)-5-O)-methyltransferase, whose product MLYNVLRVIRCFYQSQHACSVLTIAHSLRQSGIFSTMREVNIKGASGLCTLVSDGQSEIPQSVSDSENMGKSFFSVQSTPEIEKKYVHHVYDAIAPHFSSTRFAKWPKVATFLSSLPSGSLVLDAGCGNGKYLGLNPDCFFIGCDISAPLIKICADRGHEVLVADAINLPYRTDFGDAAISIAVLHHLSTEIRRKRAIEELVRVVKKGGLVLITVWAVEQEDRSLLAKWTPLSEKYVEEWIGPGSPLARSPSSLPLESIPENEDNGSRDHIEDSMEKMHETPHLTSESKYDSLSLKHEKNTKNQQEYFVPWHLPYHRAEVSGASACALANGLAKKDDKKGAVVYNRYYHVFSEGELERLASGIDNAVIVDQFYDKSNWCIILEKIL is encoded by the exons ATGCTTTATAATGTTCTAAGAGTAATTAGATGCTTCTATCAATCCCAGCACGCCTGTAGTGTGCTCACTATAGCTCATAGTCTCCGTCAGTCAGGAATTTTCAGCACTATGAGAGAAGTCAACATAAAAGGTGCCTCTGGTTTATGTACTCTTGTATCTGATGGACAATCTGAAATCCCTCAATCTGTATCAGATAGTGAGAACATGGGAAAGTCATTCTTTAGTGTACAATCCACCCCtgaaattgaaaagaagtaTGTCCATCATGTTTATGATGCTATTGCTCCTCATTTCAGTTCCACCCGGTTTGCTAAGTGGCCAAAAGTTGCTACCTTTTTATCATCTTTGCCTTCAGGATCTCTCGTCCTGGATGCGGGATGTGGCAATGGTAAGTACTTGGGTTTGAATCCTGATTGCTTTTTCATAGGATGTGATATAAGTGCCCCCCTTATCAAAATCTGTGCTGATAGAGGGCATGAGGTTCTGGTTGCAGATGCTATAAATCTTCCATATAGAACTGATTTTGGTGATGCAGCGATCTCTATTGCCGTATTACATCATCTAAGTACAGAGATTAGGAGAAAAAGAGCAATTGAAGAATTAGTTAGAGTTGTCAAAAAGGGTGGCCTAGTTCTGATAACAGTTTGGGCTGTAGAACAAGAGGATAGATCATTGCTTGCCAAATGGACTCCACTTTCAGAAAAGTATGTTGAAGAGTGGATAGGACCAGGTAGTCCTCTTGCTCGTAGTCCGTCATCCTTGCCATTAGAAAGCATCCCTGAAAATGAGGATAATGGTTCGAGAGACCATATAGAAGATTCCATGGAGAAGATGCATGAAACTCCACATCTAACCTCTGAAAGTAAATATGATTCACTGTCCCTTAAGCATGAAAAGAATACCAAGAATCAACAAGAGTATTTTGTTCCTTGGCACTTGCCTTATCATCGTGCTGAAGTAAGTGGTGCTTCTGCTTGTGCTCTTGCAAATGGTCTTGCAAAGAAAGATGATAAAAAGGGTGCTGTAGTGTACAACAGATATTACCATGTTTTCAGTGAAGGCGAGCTTGAAAG GTTAGCATCTGGTATCGACAATGCAGTAATTGTTGATCAATTTTATGACAAATCAAACTGGTGCATCATTCTTGAGAAAATATTATGA
- the LOC132167731 gene encoding aminotransferase ALD1, chloroplastic-like — protein sequence MLYCQLSSRIRIPYAVSLQPNTTWSTSSNLSNEKSGHCTSVPRNANMEKLRSGYLFPEISRHELEHTQKSPHARLIRLGIGDTTQPIPDIITSAMAEHAHALSTVQGYRGYGAEQGNMALRRAIAETFYRDLGVKGNEIFVSDGAQCDISRLQMLLGSNVSVAVQDPSFPAYIDSSVIVGQAGKFQEETGKYENIVYMKCGHDNNFFPDLSTTSRTDIIFFCSPNNPTGYAASRQQLKQLVEFAKANGSIIIFDSAYSTYISDESPRSIFEIPGAKEVAIEISSFSKFAGFTGVRLGWTVVPEDLTYSNGFPVMKDYDRIVCTCFNGASSVAQAGGLACLSKEGYRALTRVVDYYRGNAEIIVDTFASLGLKVDGGRNAPYVWVRFPGYSSWEIFSEILEKTHIVTVPGRGFGPGGEEYIRVSAFGHRGCILEASRRLKNLYK from the exons ATGCTCTACTGTCAACTATCATCACGCATTCGCATACCTTATGCAGTTTCATTACAACCTAACACAACTTGGAGTACCAG TTCAAACTTGAGCAATGAGAAGAGTG GTCATTGCACAAGTGTCCCACGCAATGCCAATATGGAGAAACTGCGAAGTGGATATTTGTTTCCCGAG ATATCCAGGCATGAGTTGGAACACACTCAGAAGTCTCCTCATGCAAGGTTGATAAGACTTGGCATTGGTGATACTACACAGCCTATACCAGACATCATAACATCTGCTATGGCGGAG CATGCGCATGCTCTATCAACTGTTCAAGGTTATAGAGGGTATGGAGCTGAGCAAGGCAATATG GCATTGAGAAGGGCTATTGCAGAAACATTTTACAGAGATTTGGGTGTTAAAGGAAATGAAATTTTCGTTTCAGATGGTGCACAGTGTGACATTTCCCGTCTTCAG ATGCTTCTGGGTTCGAATGTCTCAGTGGCTGTACAGGACCCATCTTTTCCG GCTTACATAGATTCCAGTGTTATTGTTGGTCAAGCTGGCAAGTTCCAAGAGGAAACAGGGAAGTATGAGAATATTGTGTACATGAAGTGTGGGCATGACAACAACTTTTTTCCAGACCTATCGACAACTTCAAGAACAGacatcattttcttttgctCTCCCAACAATCCAACTGGTTATGCTGCATCAAGGCAGCAGTTAAAGCAACTTGTGGAGTTTGCTAAGGCAAATGGATCAATAATCATTTTTGACTCTGCCTATTCTACTTACATATCAGATGAAAGCCCAAGATCAATCTTTGAAATTCCTGGAGCCAAAGAG GTTGCCATAGAAATTTCCTCCTTCTCCAAATTTGCTGGCTTTACTGGCGTTCGCCTTGGTTGGACAGTGGTACCTGAAGATCTCACGTACTCTAATGGATTTCCTGTCATGAAGGATTATGATCGAATTGTATGCACCTGTTTCAATGGTGCATCTAGTGTTGCTCAAGCTGGTGGACTAGCATGCCTTTCCAAAGAAGGTTACAGG GCCTTAACTAGAGTGGTTGATTACTACCGGGGCAACGCTGAAATAATTGTTGACACATTTGCATCTCTTGGGTTGAAGGTGGATGGAGGCAGAAATGCACCATATGTGTGGGTGCGCTTTCCTGGTTATAGTTCTTGGGAGATATTCAgtgaaattcttgagaaaacACACATTGTGACAGTGCCAGGCAGAGGATTTGGTCCTGGTGGCGAAGAGTATATCCGAGTCAGTGCATTTGGCCATAGAGGATGTATTTTGGAAGCTTCCAGGAGGCTGAAAAATCTTTATAAGTGA